The Pseudomonas alkylphenolica genomic sequence GGTGTTCTTGAAGGCATTGGGCATGCGCTTTTCGATGATCACTTCATCGCCTTGCGGTTCAAGGCCTGGAATGAACTCGCCGCGGGGCCCCTGTGGGTCGAACAGGCCACCGACGGTGCCAAGGTGGCGCACGTGGATGATCGGGCGACCGGCCTTGCGCGCGGCTTCGAGCATTTTAGCGATGTTCGCCACAGCCTCGTCCATACCCGACAGCGCCAGAGGACCGCTGAGGTACTCTTTTTGCGCGTCGATAATGACCAGGCTGGCATTGCTGAGCTTGGCGGGTGGATAGCCACGGCCGCTAAGGTGGAACATCGTCGTTGGAACAGACATCAAGGGCTCCTTTGGATAGGGCTTTTCAACCTATTGTCCCCTGCCTGAGCACTTATGTGAATGGCTTCGCGTACAAGCAGCGTCGTTAGTGGCCTGCAGCCATGTCGGCGAAACACTTACAGGCGGTTTTGACGAACCTTTTCTGTGATCGGGCTGTTAGAATTGCAGGTCGTCTTTCAAGGAGTCTGTTGTGATCACTTCTCGCCTGCGCACCCTGCGCGATCATATCCGTTGGGCTGTCAGCCGTTTTCATGAGCATGGCCTGTTTTTTGGACATGGTGCCGACAACGCCTGGGACGAAGCACGGCTGCTGGTGCTCGGCTCGGTGCATTTGCCCTGGGAGGTTGCCGACAGCTATCTGGACTGCCAGCTGGAAGACGACGAACTGGTGCACCTGCAGCGCTTGCTCAAGCGCCGCATCGAAGACCGCGTGCCGACCGCCTACCTGTTGGGCGAGGCGTGGTTCTGCGGTCTGGCCTTTATCGTCGACGAGCGCGTGCTGATTCCGCGTTCGCCCATTGGTGAGCTGATCGAAAAACGTTTCGAGCCGTGGCTGGCCAGCGAACCTGCGCGCATTCTCGACCTGTGCACCGGCTCCGGTTGCATCGGTATCGTCAGTGCCGAGGTATTCCCTGAAGCTGAAGTGGTGCTGGCCGATCTGTCGTTCGAAGCGCTGGAGGTGGCCAACCAGAACATCGAGCGTCATGGCCTGGAAGAGCGCGTCTATACCGTTCAGGGCGATGGCTTCGACGGTTTGCCAGGGCAGCGCTTCGACCTGATCCTGTCCAACCCGCCGTATGTCGATGCCGAGGATTTCGCCGACATGCCGGATGAGTACCACCATGAGCCGGAACTGGGCCTGGCCTGTGGCAACGACGGCCTGGACCTGGTGCGGCGCATGCTGGCCGAAGCGGCGGATCACCTGACCGAGAAGGGCTTGTTGATCGTCGAAGTCGGCAATAGCCAGGTGCACGTCGAAGCGCTGTACCCGGAAGTGGACTTTGCCTGGCTGGAGTTCGAGCGCGGTGGGCACGGTGTATTCATGTTGACGGCGGAGCAGTGCCGGCAGCATCAGGGCCTGTTTGCTTCAAGGGTGTAATGGCTGAATCAATCGCGGGGCAAGCCCGCTCCCACAGGGATGAATTAAACCCTGTGGGAGCGGGCTTGCCCCGCGATGCTTTTAGTGGGTCGCAATCCAGATCAGCAGTCCGGCCTGGAATACCGCAAAGGCCACCAGGCAAGTGATGGTGAAGCGCAGGCCACTGTCTTCGCGACGGTACTTGCTGACCCGCTCGTCACGCTCGCGCAGTTGCGCTTCCTTTTCCTGCAGATTCTGTTCGGCCTGCTGGAGCATCTGCGCGGCATCGAGGATTTCCACGCGCTGCACCTTGTCAGCATTCCAGCCGCCCTTGAGCTCGCCGACCTGTGCGTCGACGTAGCGCCCCTTGAGGTGCTGGGCATCGGCGTATTCGACTTCCAGGCCATGGCTGTGCAACAGATGGTCACGGCGCAGGCGGGTGTCCTCGTTGAGGGCGTCCTTGTTGGCCAGCGCGGCACCTTCGACCCGGTAGTGCGACCACTTGCGCTGCGCCCAGCTTACGGCCTGGGCCAGCAGGAAGCGCCCCAGCCCTCGGTTCAAAGGCTCGATCTGCAGGCCGCTATCAGGGCCGATTCGCACGTGCTTTTGCTGATGATCGACCCAGATGTCCAGATGGTTCTGTTCCTTGCGCACCTTTTGCCCGGGCAACTGGATGCTCATGCGCAACAGGCTGATGTCTTTGTTGTGGCGCTCGGCATAGCCGTACTGAACGAAGCGCAGTGGTCGTGCACCACTGTTGCGGTCAGTCGGCAGCGGCGCCAGGCGCAGCATCTGGAAATGTTCCGCAGTCACCTCGGCCCACGGCAGCGGCGCGGGTTCCGGCACGGCCTCTGGGGTTTCGGGGGCATCCTGGGGGGCGGCTTCAGTCATCACGGCAATCCTCTTGTGCACAGCAAGCTGGACACAATCACGATGCCAGCATCGGCTTATCGGCAGAATCGTCCGGGACTGGAGGCGCAATTTCGCTGAAATTCGCTCAGGCAGCGGGCAGCCTGTGGATAAAGTCGACGACGCGGGTGCCCAGTTCAGCGGCCTGCGGTAATTTCGGGTTCAGATAGCTGTCACGTTGCTGGCTCGCCGCTTGCGGGGCAATCCTGAGCATGTGGTTCATGCCCTGGATCAACGCCAGCTCGGCATCGGGCTTGGCAGCCTTGAGGCGTTCGGCATTGCTGACATCGACCTGAACATCATGGGTGCCCTGGATGATCAGGGCCGGCACTTTCACCTGAGCGAATGCCGCTGCCGGGTCCTGGCGAAACAATGAAATCAGGTACGGCTGAACCGACGGGCGCAGCACGTCCTGCAAGGGCCGAGGGATGTTCGAGGCAGTGCGTCCGGCCTTGAGGTTATCCAGCACCTGCGTCACCTGCTCGTTATAGCGGTCCGGGATTCGCCCTGCGAGTTGCGCGCGAAACACCTCGTCGATCGGCCGACCGCTGCCGGCCACGCTGATCACCGCGCTGGCACCGCTTGGCCCAGCAGCCAGGCTGGCAATCAGCGCGCCTTCACTGTGCCCCAGCAGAATCAACTGACCGAAGCGCGGATCGGCCTTGAGTTTATGACTCCAGGCCACGGCATCGGCGACATAGCGTTCAACCGTCAGGTCGCGCTCATCCGGTGTCGCTGTCTGGCTGGCGGCCACGCCGCGCTTGTCATAACGCACACTGGCAATACGGTTCTTGGCCAGCACCAGGGCCAGTTGCCGGAGGTTGTCGGTGTGGGCGCCGTCCGGGCTGTTGCCGTTGCGGTCAGTGGGGCCGGAGCCGGGGATGATCAGCACCACCGGTGGCGGTTGTTCAGTGCGCGGCAACAGCAGGCTGCCGTACAGCGTGCCGCTACCGGTATCGAGACTGATCGGGCGTTGCAATACAGTAGGGGCGCCAGCGTGCACCAGACCGCTGAACAGCAGGGCGATTACCACGAAAACGCGCAACATCATCAGGCCACTATCGAGGAGTTGGCTTTTTGACCGGTGCCTGGGCAGAAGGTTCGCTGTCAGGGATGAACTGAATGGTTAGCCTGCGTATACTGGCGGCCTTGTTCAAATCAGGCTGATTCGCGGAGCGTCCTGCATGTCCGGCAATACCTACGGCAAGCTGTTCACTGTCACCACCGCTGGCGAAAGCCATGGTCCGGCGTTGGTCGCCATTGTCGACGGCTGTCCGCCGGGCCTGGAAATTTCCCTGGCCGACCTGCAGCACGACCTCGACCGGCGCAAGCCCGGCACCAGCCGGCACACCACCCAGCGTCAGGAAGCCGATGAAGTCGAAATCCTTTCCGGGGTTTTCGAGGGCCGCACCACCGGTTGCGCCATCGGCCTGCTGATCCGCAACACCGACCAGAAGTCCAAGGACTACTCGGCGATCAAAGACCTGTTCCGCCCGGCCCACGCCGACTACACCTACCACCACAAGTACGGTGAGCGTGACTACCGTGGCGGTGGCCGCAGCTCGGCGCGGGAAACCGCCATGCGTGTGGCTGCAGGCGCGATTGCCAAGAAGTACCTGGCCAGCCAGGGGATTCGCATTCGCGGCTACATGAGCCAGTTGGGTCCGATCGAGATTCCGTTCAAGACCTGGGAATCGGTAGAGCAGAATGCGTTTTTCAGCCCCGACCCGGACAAGGTGCCGGAGCTGGAGGCTTACATGGACCAGCTGCGCCGTGACCAGGATTCGGTCGGGGCGAAGATCACCGTGGTCGCCGAAGGCGTCATGCCGGGCCTGGGCGAGCCGATCTTCGACCGCCTGGATGCCGAGCTGGCGCATGCCTTGATGAGCATCAACGCGGTCAAGGGCGTGGAGATTGGCGCAGGTTTCGCCAGCGTGGCGCAACGCGGCACCGAGCACCGCGACGAAATGACTCCCGAAGGTTTCCTCAGCAACAACGCCGGCGGCATTCTCGGCGGGATTTCTTCCGGTCAGCCGATTGTTGCTCACCTGGCCCTGAAGCCGACTTCGAGCATCACCACCCCGGGTCGTTCGATCGATGTGCACGGCAACCCGGTTGAAGTGATCACCAAGGGCCGTCACGATCCGTGCGTGGGCATCCGCGCCACGCCGATCGCCGAAGCGATGATGGCAATCGTGCTGATGGACCACCTGCTGCGTCATCGTGGCCAGAACGCCGATGTACGCGTGAGCACACCGGTGCTGGGCCAGCTGTAATGCCATCACCTGGCAAACGCGCCGCGGCCTGCTGAGCTGTGGCGCCCATTCCCTACTGGCGGCTGTCCAGCTTCTACCTGTTCTACTTCGCCTTGCTCGGTTCTACAGCGCCTTTCCTGGCGCTGTATTTCCATCACCTGGGGTTTTCCAGCGCGCGGATCGGCGAGCTGGTGGCCATCCCCATGCTCATGCGTTGTGTCGCGCCCAATCTGTGGGGCTGGCTCGGTGACCGCAGTGGTCGGCGCCTGCTGATCGTACGCCTGGGGGCGCTGGCGACCCTGCTGAGCTTCTCGCTGATTTTCTTCGCCAAGAGCTATGCCTGGCTGGCGCTGGTCATGGCCTTGCACGCGTTCTTCTGGCATGCGGTGTTGCCGCAGTTCGAGGTCATCACCCTGGCCCATTTGCAGGGCCAGACCGCACGCTACAGCCAGATCCGCCTGTGGGGCTCGATCGGCTTCATCCTCACTGTGGTCGGTCTGGGGCGGCTGTTCGATGGGCTGAGCCTGGATGTGTATCCGCTGGCGCTGGTGATCATCATGGCCGGCATCGTCCTTGCCAGCCTCTGGGTGCCCAACGCCCAGCCACCCGGGCAGAACGAGCGTAGCCAGGGTGGCTTTCTCAAGCAATTGAGCAGCCCCGGCGTGGCTGCGTTCTATGTCTGCGTGGCGCTGATGCAGCTCAGTCACGGGCCTTACTACACCTTTCTGACCCTGCACCTGGAGCATCTGGGCTACAGCCGTGGTGTCATCGGTATGCTCTGGGCCCTGGGCGTGGTCGCCGAGGTGTTGATGTTCCTCGGCATGAGCTGGATTCTGGCGCGGGTCTCGTTGCGTCGGGTGCTGATGGCCAGTTTCGTCCTGGCAGCCCTGCGTTGGCTGCTGCTGGGTAATTTTGCCGAACACCTGGCGGTGTTGCTGTTCGCCCAGGTCTTGCACGCCGCTACGTTCGGCAGCTTCCACGCCGCAGCCATTGCTTTTGTGCAACGTAGTTTTGGCGCCCGTCAGCAAGGCCAGGGGCAGGCTCTGTATGCTGCCCTGGCGGGAACCGGCGGCGCCTTGGGCGCCCTGTATTCCGGCTATAGCTGGAATCTGCTGGGCGCAGCTACCACCTTTAGTATTGCCAGCGTCGCAGCGCTGGCTGCAGCCGTTATCATTGCGATCCGAATGAAAGAAGCCGAGAACTAGGAATTTCCTCTGATGAGCAGCCTGTCCGTTTACCACCTATCCACCCCGGACACCCCCAACAAGGTTCTGACCCACCTTGAGGACATCGCTTCGACCCTGGCTGAGCATGGCGTGCGTTTCGAGCGCTGGCAGGCCAGCGCGCCGATTCAGGCGGGCGTCAGTGATCAGGCGCTGATTGGCGCTTATCAACGCAGCATCGAAGCCCTGAAGGTCGAGAAGGGTTATGCCGGTGTTGAAGTAACCCGCGAATCGGATGCC encodes the following:
- a CDS encoding cysteine hydrolase family protein codes for the protein MSVPTTMFHLSGRGYPPAKLSNASLVIIDAQKEYLSGPLALSGMDEAVANIAKMLEAARKAGRPIIHVRHLGTVGGLFDPQGPRGEFIPGLEPQGDEVIIEKRMPNAFKNTTLHETLQKYGHLDLIVCGFMSHSSVSTTVRRAKDYGYRCTLIEDACATRDLPFKGGIIAAAQIQQSEMAIMADNFACVAPTSSLI
- a CDS encoding alpha/beta hydrolase produces the protein MMLRVFVVIALLFSGLVHAGAPTVLQRPISLDTGSGTLYGSLLLPRTEQPPPVVLIIPGSGPTDRNGNSPDGAHTDNLRQLALVLAKNRIASVRYDKRGVAASQTATPDERDLTVERYVADAVAWSHKLKADPRFGQLILLGHSEGALIASLAAGPSGASAVISVAGSGRPIDEVFRAQLAGRIPDRYNEQVTQVLDNLKAGRTASNIPRPLQDVLRPSVQPYLISLFRQDPAAAFAQVKVPALIIQGTHDVQVDVSNAERLKAAKPDAELALIQGMNHMLRIAPQAASQQRDSYLNPKLPQAAELGTRVVDFIHRLPAA
- the aroC gene encoding chorismate synthase → MSGNTYGKLFTVTTAGESHGPALVAIVDGCPPGLEISLADLQHDLDRRKPGTSRHTTQRQEADEVEILSGVFEGRTTGCAIGLLIRNTDQKSKDYSAIKDLFRPAHADYTYHHKYGERDYRGGGRSSARETAMRVAAGAIAKKYLASQGIRIRGYMSQLGPIEIPFKTWESVEQNAFFSPDPDKVPELEAYMDQLRRDQDSVGAKITVVAEGVMPGLGEPIFDRLDAELAHALMSINAVKGVEIGAGFASVAQRGTEHRDEMTPEGFLSNNAGGILGGISSGQPIVAHLALKPTSSITTPGRSIDVHGNPVEVITKGRHDPCVGIRATPIAEAMMAIVLMDHLLRHRGQNADVRVSTPVLGQL
- a CDS encoding MFS transporter produces the protein MAPIPYWRLSSFYLFYFALLGSTAPFLALYFHHLGFSSARIGELVAIPMLMRCVAPNLWGWLGDRSGRRLLIVRLGALATLLSFSLIFFAKSYAWLALVMALHAFFWHAVLPQFEVITLAHLQGQTARYSQIRLWGSIGFILTVVGLGRLFDGLSLDVYPLALVIIMAGIVLASLWVPNAQPPGQNERSQGGFLKQLSSPGVAAFYVCVALMQLSHGPYYTFLTLHLEHLGYSRGVIGMLWALGVVAEVLMFLGMSWILARVSLRRVLMASFVLAALRWLLLGNFAEHLAVLLFAQVLHAATFGSFHAAAIAFVQRSFGARQQGQGQALYAALAGTGGALGALYSGYSWNLLGAATTFSIASVAALAAAVIIAIRMKEAEN
- the prmB gene encoding 50S ribosomal protein L3 N(5)-glutamine methyltransferase; the encoded protein is MITSRLRTLRDHIRWAVSRFHEHGLFFGHGADNAWDEARLLVLGSVHLPWEVADSYLDCQLEDDELVHLQRLLKRRIEDRVPTAYLLGEAWFCGLAFIVDERVLIPRSPIGELIEKRFEPWLASEPARILDLCTGSGCIGIVSAEVFPEAEVVLADLSFEALEVANQNIERHGLEERVYTVQGDGFDGLPGQRFDLILSNPPYVDAEDFADMPDEYHHEPELGLACGNDGLDLVRRMLAEAADHLTEKGLLIVEVGNSQVHVEALYPEVDFAWLEFERGGHGVFMLTAEQCRQHQGLFASRV